A genomic stretch from Verrucomicrobiota bacterium includes:
- a CDS encoding cyclic nucleotide-binding domain-containing protein has protein sequence MRNYCDFFSYLKLIDPEEHQKISEGFEDLGFFSYCNVIEQGTDHNDAVFLIESGVVEVIYESQKQNKSRVVAYLSRGDFFGELSILTKQPRVATIHAMEKVRLYKIDGEKFKSLLKTIPALGYYMTIHLAHRVRDMANQISYFSHCINLGGTIDDFDMLTTIQTISSSGKRGELLIRNQSSEIVGSFFFQDSQLIYAKFRHLRGLEACWQIILEANLSGHFAFEIKEKINQTYAQDTKIGMDTMDMLMQAATHRDHYERLPDHCRNMDLTIEQLSEKFSYPECPDPILAEKIWGLTGQSPQTLQSLWLRLEVSQYTFCQLVDALIKASQVSYHKQKKEGFSFH, from the coding sequence ATGAGGAATTATTGTGACTTTTTTAGTTACCTAAAACTCATAGATCCTGAGGAGCATCAAAAAATATCCGAGGGCTTTGAAGATCTTGGGTTCTTCAGTTATTGCAATGTAATAGAACAAGGAACAGATCATAATGATGCCGTTTTTCTAATTGAAAGTGGTGTGGTGGAAGTCATATACGAATCCCAGAAACAAAATAAGTCTAGAGTTGTTGCTTATCTCTCACGTGGAGATTTTTTTGGTGAGCTCAGTATCCTGACCAAGCAACCCAGAGTTGCTACAATACATGCTATGGAGAAGGTGCGCCTCTATAAGATAGATGGTGAAAAGTTTAAATCCTTACTTAAGACAATACCTGCCTTAGGCTATTACATGACGATTCATCTCGCCCACCGTGTTCGCGATATGGCGAACCAAATCAGCTACTTTAGCCATTGTATTAACCTGGGTGGCACCATTGATGATTTTGATATGCTCACTACCATTCAGACAATCTCTAGCAGCGGGAAGAGAGGTGAATTGCTGATCCGTAATCAAAGTAGTGAAATCGTTGGCAGCTTCTTTTTCCAAGATAGCCAATTAATTTACGCTAAATTTCGCCATCTCAGAGGTCTAGAGGCTTGTTGGCAAATTATTCTAGAAGCAAATCTTTCAGGCCACTTCGCTTTTGAAATAAAAGAAAAAATCAACCAAACATATGCGCAAGATACCAAGATAGGTATGGATACCATGGACATGTTAATGCAAGCTGCGACTCACCGAGATCACTATGAACGCCTCCCGGATCATTGTAGAAATATGGACTTAACTATTGAGCAACTATCTGAAAAATTTAGCTATCCCGAATGTCCAGATCCGATCCTTGCAGAAAAAATCTGGGGCCTTACCGGGCAAAGCCCACAGACTTTACAAAGCCTTTGGCTGCGCTTAGAGGTATCTCAGTACACTTTCTGCCAATTGGTTGATGCACTCATCAAAGCAAGTCAAGTCTCCTATCACAAACAGAAAAAAGAAGGCTTTTCTTTCCATTAG
- a CDS encoding iron-sulfur cluster assembly accessory protein: MITITQDAVEHIKGLIPEEDRVEKGLRLYIEKGGCSGLSYEMKIDIQQAGDSMIESGGIKVFLDEESSKYLKGSTISYNTGLTNTGFRINNPNAKQTCGCGTSFEA, translated from the coding sequence ATGATAACTATAACGCAAGACGCCGTAGAACACATCAAGGGACTCATTCCTGAAGAGGATAGAGTGGAAAAAGGGCTTCGCCTTTACATTGAAAAAGGAGGCTGCTCTGGACTCTCTTATGAGATGAAAATTGATATCCAGCAAGCAGGTGACTCCATGATAGAATCCGGAGGAATCAAGGTCTTTCTTGATGAAGAAAGCTCAAAATACTTAAAAGGCTCCACCATTTCCTACAACACTGGACTGACCAACACTGGCTTTCGTATTAATAACCCCAACGCCAAACAAACGTGTGGTTGTGGAACCTCCTTTGAAGCATAG
- a CDS encoding LamG-like jellyroll fold domain-containing protein — MNSVSNARDNRPNNSSNVPSPVIHWSFDGHTMDSFGKLNLSPVDDQYFSDSGINNSRAMLFRKDDKLRTHINSERLIRDVFPSRPHRFTISLWFKSFQGDEGKQTLIQINKPNRGSHLFTALNTLNLRVNNHRKDLTKSEVTLQSPFNQSILNHIVYRFDQGFISLFLNGEKTAETSLFLNAKKAREPGIIELAHKLNSIHLGSSMVPNPKNGKNMVINEFEGLMDEVKIYDQALDDEAIENLYQGLPPSHSLAKARESTSSQQVIIGPLANIPPSIEPILYFDFEDNRDSMSNRSLPQISPDRFLEEGIRKSTLYFDGSLESSVCFSSDRQTSDSDLLRYSYRYRTLSLWFKAEEKSDDMQSIILNGRPQNGFIVYLLGNQLNARTTTTTTAEGEKTSVNLKSPVSFNEWTHLVHRFSSGEVSLFINGKKVDTEQLEGITTISANHHMSFLGGVRIEEEIKFPYKGFIDNVKAYDIPLTEENIFRIYIGKNTIHQPLPEISYTPTAPPTLSDQMLREIDLSWDKAEDLISEAAFQPKPNNVPGLEVFDDPADIALLESTKEAVREKRILMGAIICSLGILVLIVGGIFIKMKLTVKERKQPQV, encoded by the coding sequence ATGAACTCCGTCTCAAACGCAAGAGATAATCGCCCCAATAACTCGAGCAATGTTCCATCACCAGTTATCCACTGGTCCTTTGACGGACATACTATGGACTCATTTGGCAAACTAAACCTCAGTCCTGTTGATGATCAGTATTTTTCGGATAGTGGAATAAATAATTCTAGAGCGATGCTTTTTCGAAAGGATGATAAACTAAGAACTCACATCAACAGTGAAAGATTGATAAGGGATGTATTTCCTTCCAGACCCCATAGATTTACGATTTCATTATGGTTTAAATCATTCCAAGGAGATGAAGGCAAGCAAACGCTTATTCAAATTAATAAACCCAATAGAGGTTCACATCTTTTCACTGCTCTAAACACACTGAATCTTAGAGTAAATAATCACAGAAAAGATCTCACTAAAAGCGAAGTCACCCTTCAGTCTCCATTTAATCAAAGCATACTCAATCATATTGTTTACCGCTTTGACCAAGGATTCATTTCTCTGTTCTTGAATGGTGAAAAGACTGCGGAGACTTCACTATTTTTAAACGCCAAAAAAGCTAGAGAGCCTGGTATAATCGAATTAGCTCATAAATTAAACAGTATCCATTTGGGTAGCAGCATGGTGCCAAATCCAAAGAATGGGAAAAATATGGTAATCAATGAATTTGAAGGCCTGATGGATGAAGTGAAAATCTACGACCAAGCTTTAGATGATGAAGCTATTGAAAACCTTTATCAAGGATTACCTCCATCTCATAGTTTAGCTAAGGCAAGAGAATCAACTTCCTCACAACAAGTAATTATTGGTCCTCTAGCAAATATACCCCCTAGTATTGAACCCATCCTATATTTTGATTTCGAAGACAATAGAGACAGTATGAGTAACCGGTCATTACCTCAAATATCTCCTGACCGATTTCTTGAAGAGGGTATCAGGAAATCAACTCTATACTTTGATGGAAGCCTAGAAAGCAGTGTTTGTTTTTCGTCAGATCGCCAAACTTCTGATAGTGATTTACTTAGATACAGCTACCGCTACCGAACCCTTTCACTATGGTTTAAGGCAGAAGAAAAAAGTGATGATATGCAATCTATCATCCTAAATGGTAGACCGCAAAATGGCTTCATCGTTTATCTCCTTGGCAATCAATTAAATGCCAGAACCACGACTACCACTACCGCGGAGGGTGAGAAAACCTCCGTTAACCTAAAATCTCCTGTCTCCTTTAACGAATGGACTCACTTAGTCCACCGGTTTTCGAGTGGTGAAGTCTCGCTATTCATTAATGGTAAGAAAGTTGATACAGAGCAACTAGAGGGTATTACCACCATTAGTGCAAATCATCATATGTCTTTCTTAGGTGGAGTGAGAATTGAAGAAGAAATCAAATTTCCTTACAAAGGATTTATTGACAATGTCAAAGCTTATGACATTCCACTAACAGAGGAAAATATTTTCAGAATCTATATAGGGAAAAATACTATCCACCAGCCACTGCCAGAGATTTCTTACACACCTACTGCTCCTCCTACACTGTCAGATCAGATGCTTAGAGAGATCGATCTTTCATGGGATAAGGCAGAAGATCTAATATCTGAAGCAGCATTCCAACCTAAACCCAATAATGTCCCAGGACTTGAGGTATTTGACGACCCTGCTGATATTGCTCTACTTGAGTCTACGAAAGAAGCTGTGAGAGAGAAACGTATCCTGATGGGAGCTATTATATGCTCACTCGGCATACTAGTATTAATCGTGGGTGGAATCTTTATCAAAATGAAACTGACAGTCAAAGAACGGAAACAACCGCAGGTGTAA
- a CDS encoding polyprenyl synthetase family protein yields MIAPATQDLEQAQINFEQFFQDFLAKKKNDYEYGEFFESIYFHMCEYVGRKGKRVRPLLLLHTYRTLGGSRQLNDPSLTAVAISLELLHTFILIHDDVIDRSDRRRGLPTFHKLVEEKLNRIQDGPRVGENVAIVVGDIIFALAIETLNTTDFPPRLKTDLISLFLRYTTDTGAGEIYDILLATKDIQKVKREDIMLMYHLKTTRYTFEAPCMMGALLCEATQEQLQALNDFAKPTGLAFQILNDLQEFRHFDANDQLLSSDILEGKKTFLLCEAYERLNEIDRSFLQMCLAQPTRNDATIAKIKDLINRSEAVNYLKELCDELFLSAETKLNSSFSHEEIVSLTKITHRIKDQMSR; encoded by the coding sequence ATGATTGCGCCAGCAACCCAGGATCTAGAGCAAGCACAGATCAATTTCGAACAATTCTTCCAAGACTTTCTGGCCAAGAAAAAAAATGATTACGAGTACGGTGAGTTTTTTGAGTCAATCTATTTTCATATGTGCGAATACGTTGGTCGCAAAGGTAAGCGAGTCAGGCCTCTACTTCTACTTCATACCTACCGAACGCTTGGAGGCTCACGCCAACTCAACGACCCGTCTTTGACTGCTGTCGCCATTTCCTTGGAGCTCTTACACACCTTCATCCTTATTCATGACGATGTCATTGATCGCTCCGACCGTAGAAGAGGTCTCCCAACTTTCCATAAGCTCGTTGAGGAAAAGCTTAATCGCATTCAGGATGGCCCTCGTGTAGGAGAAAATGTTGCCATAGTGGTTGGTGATATCATTTTTGCTCTAGCTATTGAAACCCTCAATACAACTGATTTTCCTCCTCGTCTGAAGACGGATCTTATTTCTCTATTCTTACGTTACACAACAGATACTGGCGCAGGAGAAATTTATGATATTCTACTTGCCACAAAAGATATTCAAAAGGTTAAAAGAGAAGATATCATGCTTATGTATCATCTTAAAACAACTCGCTATACTTTTGAAGCTCCTTGCATGATGGGGGCACTATTGTGTGAAGCTACTCAAGAACAACTGCAAGCGCTAAACGATTTCGCTAAGCCCACGGGCCTAGCGTTCCAAATTCTCAATGATCTACAAGAATTCCGTCATTTCGACGCAAATGACCAACTTCTTTCAAGCGATATCCTAGAGGGTAAGAAAACGTTTCTTCTTTGCGAAGCTTATGAACGCCTGAACGAAATCGACAGATCCTTCTTGCAAATGTGTCTAGCTCAACCCACTCGAAATGATGCTACCATTGCTAAAATTAAAGATCTAATCAATCGGTCTGAAGCAGTAAATTATCTCAAAGAACTCTGTGATGAGCTCTTTCTGTCGGCTGAAACTAAACTTAACTCTAGTTTTTCCCACGAAGAAATCGTCAGCCTAACTAAAATTACCCATCGCATCAAAGATCAAATGAGCAGATAA